The following are from one region of the Trichoplusia ni isolate ovarian cell line Hi5 chromosome 1, tn1, whole genome shotgun sequence genome:
- the LOC113498648 gene encoding uncharacterized protein LOC113498648: MFYQTLVLCCVVLASATEYQDALKKLWNKDSDSVIDVTSASIVIKPSSFQTRESRVPYMYKRYAFKPRAIPLKPEEPQVERNVYYADVKNSSNVLFPGNYIPIAKEKSNLTDNDKQFQIKTIPLIRNAEFERRSLNVEEPIIEKPEGFSEPSASRRSISYLMGDDDEDEEDEFEDDGEFEEEDVGSIKGQEEVRNKNKKKKLKPKKLKKYMLPLLLAYKMKYFALVPVMIAGLILLIGATGLAGFFFALFAAVMGLQKGGY; encoded by the exons ATGTTTTACCAAACTTTAGTGCTCTGTTGTGTGGTGTTGGCGTCAGCCACTGAGTACCAGGACGCTTTGAAGAAACTTTGGAACAAGGACAGTGATTCGGTGATCGATGTAACCAGTGCATCTATAGTCATCAAGCCTTCGAGTTTCCAGACGAGAGAGTCCCGTGTCCCATATATGTACAAACGGTACGCCTTTAAGCCTCGCGCCATCCCTCTGAAGCCGGAAGAGCCCCAAGTGGAAAGGAATGTATATTATGCTGATGTGAAAAACAGTTCCAATGTGCTTTTCCCTGGTAATTATATCCCAATTGCCAAAGAGAAAAGTAATCTGACGGACAATGATAAACAGTTTCAAATTAAGACAATACCCTTGATTAGGAATGCTGAGTTCGAGAGAAGGTCTTTGAATGTTGAGGAACCTATTATTGAGAAGCCTGAGGGATTCTCGGAGCCTAGTGCGTCAAGGAGGTCGATTTCTT ATTTAATGGGCGACGACGACGAGGACGAAGAGGACGAATTTGAGGATGATGGAGAGTTTGAAGAAGAAGACGTCGGCAGCATCAAAGGTCAGGAGGAAGTACGGAATAAGAACAAGAAAAAGAAGCTCAAACCAAAGAAACTAAAGAAATACATGTTGCCGTTACTACTGGCTTACAAGATGAAGTACTTTGCTCTGGTTCCAGTCATGATCGCAGGGTTAATACTCCTGATCGGAGCAACCGGCCTCGCAGGATTCTTCTTTGCATTATTCGCAGCGGTCATGGGACTACAAAAGGGAGGGTACTAA